One genomic segment of Impatiens glandulifera chromosome 6, dImpGla2.1, whole genome shotgun sequence includes these proteins:
- the LOC124942862 gene encoding pentatricopeptide repeat-containing protein At2g17140-like isoform X1, with amino-acid sequence MQMIDVQMDYNKILSRALLKNSNQPRLAWLLFHRIVSASISSNFFTDFLPSVPLLTRILVRAKMFPEIDSLHKLLLLQPLEVSSCCLDKMVPILTESGHSTTAISLFQSYRTQFPCKPPSLFLYNLLISSCLRGNYIDSVFYLYNDMLASGLLTHTSTFNLLIRALCELGCMEDARNLFDKMCEKKCVPTEFTFVVMVRGYSRVGLPAKGLELLDEMKGHGVSPNLLIYNTLIGSFCKQGKNDEAEKLLKRMVEDGLSPNVVTFNSRISSLCNVGSIVEASRIFRDMQLGEDLGLPQPNIITLNLMLKGFCKHGLFEEAKNLVESMKKDGVFTSIESYNIWLSVLVKNEKLLEAQLVLKEMTDKGIKPNSFSFNTIIHGLCRNGMLTDAQNLKEFMLNSGVPPDVVTYSTILQGYCRKGKVVEAKTVLYEMVTNNCFPNNYTFNILLHSLWKEGKSLEVYSLLQKMVKKGYDFDIVTCNIMIHGLCRSGQVEKAIEVVNEMRTNGNASFCDLIGSSSGKKCLPDLISYSTIIGGLCKIGKLDEAKKMFVEMMKEKLVPDSLVYNSFIGSYCRDGKVSSAFRVLKDMERKGLDKSIQTYNSLIFGLGRKGQKFEMYGLIDEMKEGDISPNIFTYNTMIKCLCEDGRIEEATSLLDEMLQRGLFPNISSFGYLIRASCRTGEIGVARELLDIALPMCSNKAAVYRMMFNELVSVGEALEAMLILEAAIGRCNQILGFHYKDLIVKLCEDNELEKAADVLEKMICAGNQIDPASFMPIIDGWLKTGSKYQADLLSKKMLEMASKDEGNQHRRGSDEGELNKYNNWQAILHRDDGSQMGLKTVKGVKKGWGQGSVSSMQP; translated from the exons ATGCAGATGATTGATGTCCAAATGgattacaataaaatattgtCCAGAGCTTTGTTAAAGAACAGCAACCAACCCAGATTAGCATGGCTTCTCTTTCATCGTATTGTTTCTGCATCTATTTCATCCAatttcttcactgattttctTCCGTCGGTTCCTCTACTTACACGAATTCTTGTTCGTGCCAAAATGTTTCCGGAGATTGATAGCCTCCATAAACTACTCCTCTTGCAGCCACTTGAAGTTTCTTCTTGCTGCCTTGACAAAATGGTGCCGATCTTAACAGAGTCAGGTCATTCCACCACGGCCATCTCTCTTTTTCAGTCTTATCGGACCCAGTTCCCTTGCAAACCTCCATCACTTTTTCTGTATAATTTGCTTATATCGTCCTGTCTCCGTGGGAACTATATCGACTCTGTTTTTTACTTGTATAATGACATGCTAGCTTCTGGGCTCTTGACGCATACTAGTACATTCAACCTGCTTATTCGTGCACTATGTGAATTGGGTTGCATGGAAGATGCTCGGAACCTGTTTGATAAAATGTGTGAAAAGAAATGCGTGCCTACCGAGTTTACTTTTGTAGTTATGGTTCGAGGGTATTCTCGGGTTGGACTTCCCGCCAAAGGATTGGAACTTTTGGATGAAATGAAAGGTCACGGAGTTTCtcctaatttattaatatataatactttaatAGGGAGTTTTTGCAAACAAGGTAAGAATGACGAAGCTGAGAAATTATTGAAGAGGATGGTAGAGGATGGTCTTTCTCCAAATGTTGTTACATTCAATTCCAGAATTTCGTCTCTTTGTAATGTAGGAAGCATTGTGGAAGCTTCCAGAATTTTCAGGGATATGCAATTAGGTGAGGATTTGGGGTTGCCTCAGCCTAATATCATAACACTCAATTTAATGTTGAAGGGATTTTGTAAGCATGGATTGTTTGAAGAAGCGAAGAACCTCGTCGAATCAATGAAAAAAGACGGTGTCTTCACTTCCATAGAGAGCTATAACATATGGTTGTCAGTGTTAGTGAAAAATGAGAAACTGTTAGAAGCTCAATTGGTTCTTAAAGAGATGACGGATAAAGGTATAAAGCCAAATTCTTTCTCGTTTAACACAATAATACATGGATTATGCAGAAATGGAATGCTTACTGATGCACAAAATTTGAAGGAGTTTATGTTAAATAGTGGGGTACCTCCTGATGTAGTCACTTATAGCACTATACTACAGGGGTACTGTAGAAAAGGGAAAGTAGTTGAAGCCAAAACTGTTTTATATGAAATGGTGACAAATAACTGCTTCCCAAATAATTACACTTTTAACATATTGTTGCATAGTTTATGGAAAGAAGGGAAATCATTAGAAGTATATTCCTTGCTTCAGAAGATGGTAAAGAAAGGATATGACTTTGACATTGTGACATGTAATATTATGATTCATGGTCTATGCAGAAGTGGACAGGTGGAAAAAGCAATAGAAGTTGTCAATGAGATGCGAACAAATGGAAACGCTTCCTTTTGTGACCTCATTGGTTCCTCTAGTGGAAAGAAGTGCTTGCCTGACTTGATCTCTTATTCCACTATTATTGGCGGCTTATGCAAGATTGGCAAGCTTGATGAagctaaaaaaatgtttgttgaGATGATGAAGGAGAAATTAGTCCCTGATTCTCTTGTTTACAACAGTTTCATTGGCAGTTACTGTAGAGATGGCAAGGTGTCGTCGGCATTTCGTGTTCTGAAGGACATGGAGAGAAAAGGTCTTGACAAAAGCATACAAACGTATAACTCTTTGATATTTGGCTTGGGAAGGAAAGGtcaaaaatttgaaatgtaCGGTTTGATCGATGAAATGAAAGAAGGAGATATATCTCCAAATATTTTCACATACAACACAATGATTAAATGTCTTTGTGAAGACGGGAGAATTGAAGAAGCAACATCTCTCTTAGATGAAATGTTGCAAAGAGGTTTATTCCCCAATATTTCTTCGTTTGGTTATTTGATTAGAGCTTCTTGTAGGACGGGTGAGATTGGAGTTGCGAGGGAGTTGCTTGATATTGCTCTGCCAATGTGTAGCAACAAAGCAGCAGTTTACAGAATGATGTTCAATGAGTTAGTTTCTGTAGGGGAGGCATTGGAAGCTATGTTAATACTGGAAGCTGCAATTGGGAGATGTAATCAGATATTAGGCTTCCACTATAAGGATCTTATTGTTAAACTTTGTGAAGATAATGAGTTGGAAAAAGCTGCGGATGTTTTGGAGAAAATGATATGTGCAGGCAATCAAATTGATCCTGCTTCATTCATGCCAATTATTGATGGTTGGCTTAAAACGGGGAGTAAATACCAGGCTGATTTACTTTCAAAGAAGATGCTGGAAATGGCTTCAAAAGATGAGGGGAATCAACATAGACGGGGTTCAGATGAAGGGGAACTCAATAAGTATAATAATTGGCAAGCAATTTTGCATAG AGATGATGGAAGTCAAATGGGCCTGAAAACTGTTAAAGGAGTAAAGAAAGGATGGGGCCAAGGAAGTGTCTCAAGCATGCAaccctaa
- the LOC124942862 gene encoding pentatricopeptide repeat-containing protein At2g17140-like isoform X2 — MQMIDVQMDYNKILSRALLKNSNQPRLAWLLFHRIVSASISSNFFTDFLPSVPLLTRILVRAKMFPEIDSLHKLLLLQPLEVSSCCLDKMVPILTESGHSTTAISLFQSYRTQFPCKPPSLFLYNLLISSCLRGNYIDSVFYLYNDMLASGLLTHTSTFNLLIRALCELGCMEDARNLFDKMCEKKCVPTEFTFVVMVRGYSRVGLPAKGLELLDEMKGHGVSPNLLIYNTLIGSFCKQGKNDEAEKLLKRMVEDGLSPNVVTFNSRISSLCNVGSIVEASRIFRDMQLGEDLGLPQPNIITLNLMLKGFCKHGLFEEAKNLVESMKKDGVFTSIESYNIWLSVLVKNEKLLEAQLVLKEMTDKGIKPNSFSFNTIIHGLCRNGMLTDAQNLKEFMLNSGVPPDVVTYSTILQGYCRKGKVVEAKTVLYEMVTNNCFPNNYTFNILLHSLWKEGKSLEVYSLLQKMVKKGYDFDIVTCNIMIHGLCRSGQVEKAIEVVNEMRTNGNASFCDLIGSSSGKKCLPDLISYSTIIGGLCKIGKLDEAKKMFVEMMKEKLVPDSLVYNSFIGSYCRDGKVSSAFRVLKDMERKGLDKSIQTYNSLIFGLGRKGQKFEMYGLIDEMKEGDISPNIFTYNTMIKCLCEDGRIEEATSLLDEMLQRGLFPNISSFGYLIRASCRTGEIGVARELLDIALPMCSNKAAVYRMMFNELVSVGEALEAMLILEAAIGRCNQILGFHYKDLIVKLCEDNELEKAADVLEKMICAGNQIDPASFMPIIDGWLKTGSKYQADLLSKKMLEMASKDEGNQHRRGSDEGELNKYNNWQAILHRDDGSQMGLKTVKGVKKGWGQGSVSSMQP; from the coding sequence ATGCAGATGATTGATGTCCAAATGgattacaataaaatattgtCCAGAGCTTTGTTAAAGAACAGCAACCAACCCAGATTAGCATGGCTTCTCTTTCATCGTATTGTTTCTGCATCTATTTCATCCAatttcttcactgattttctTCCGTCGGTTCCTCTACTTACACGAATTCTTGTTCGTGCCAAAATGTTTCCGGAGATTGATAGCCTCCATAAACTACTCCTCTTGCAGCCACTTGAAGTTTCTTCTTGCTGCCTTGACAAAATGGTGCCGATCTTAACAGAGTCAGGTCATTCCACCACGGCCATCTCTCTTTTTCAGTCTTATCGGACCCAGTTCCCTTGCAAACCTCCATCACTTTTTCTGTATAATTTGCTTATATCGTCCTGTCTCCGTGGGAACTATATCGACTCTGTTTTTTACTTGTATAATGACATGCTAGCTTCTGGGCTCTTGACGCATACTAGTACATTCAACCTGCTTATTCGTGCACTATGTGAATTGGGTTGCATGGAAGATGCTCGGAACCTGTTTGATAAAATGTGTGAAAAGAAATGCGTGCCTACCGAGTTTACTTTTGTAGTTATGGTTCGAGGGTATTCTCGGGTTGGACTTCCCGCCAAAGGATTGGAACTTTTGGATGAAATGAAAGGTCACGGAGTTTCtcctaatttattaatatataatactttaatAGGGAGTTTTTGCAAACAAGGTAAGAATGACGAAGCTGAGAAATTATTGAAGAGGATGGTAGAGGATGGTCTTTCTCCAAATGTTGTTACATTCAATTCCAGAATTTCGTCTCTTTGTAATGTAGGAAGCATTGTGGAAGCTTCCAGAATTTTCAGGGATATGCAATTAGGTGAGGATTTGGGGTTGCCTCAGCCTAATATCATAACACTCAATTTAATGTTGAAGGGATTTTGTAAGCATGGATTGTTTGAAGAAGCGAAGAACCTCGTCGAATCAATGAAAAAAGACGGTGTCTTCACTTCCATAGAGAGCTATAACATATGGTTGTCAGTGTTAGTGAAAAATGAGAAACTGTTAGAAGCTCAATTGGTTCTTAAAGAGATGACGGATAAAGGTATAAAGCCAAATTCTTTCTCGTTTAACACAATAATACATGGATTATGCAGAAATGGAATGCTTACTGATGCACAAAATTTGAAGGAGTTTATGTTAAATAGTGGGGTACCTCCTGATGTAGTCACTTATAGCACTATACTACAGGGGTACTGTAGAAAAGGGAAAGTAGTTGAAGCCAAAACTGTTTTATATGAAATGGTGACAAATAACTGCTTCCCAAATAATTACACTTTTAACATATTGTTGCATAGTTTATGGAAAGAAGGGAAATCATTAGAAGTATATTCCTTGCTTCAGAAGATGGTAAAGAAAGGATATGACTTTGACATTGTGACATGTAATATTATGATTCATGGTCTATGCAGAAGTGGACAGGTGGAAAAAGCAATAGAAGTTGTCAATGAGATGCGAACAAATGGAAACGCTTCCTTTTGTGACCTCATTGGTTCCTCTAGTGGAAAGAAGTGCTTGCCTGACTTGATCTCTTATTCCACTATTATTGGCGGCTTATGCAAGATTGGCAAGCTTGATGAagctaaaaaaatgtttgttgaGATGATGAAGGAGAAATTAGTCCCTGATTCTCTTGTTTACAACAGTTTCATTGGCAGTTACTGTAGAGATGGCAAGGTGTCGTCGGCATTTCGTGTTCTGAAGGACATGGAGAGAAAAGGTCTTGACAAAAGCATACAAACGTATAACTCTTTGATATTTGGCTTGGGAAGGAAAGGtcaaaaatttgaaatgtaCGGTTTGATCGATGAAATGAAAGAAGGAGATATATCTCCAAATATTTTCACATACAACACAATGATTAAATGTCTTTGTGAAGACGGGAGAATTGAAGAAGCAACATCTCTCTTAGATGAAATGTTGCAAAGAGGTTTATTCCCCAATATTTCTTCGTTTGGTTATTTGATTAGAGCTTCTTGTAGGACGGGTGAGATTGGAGTTGCGAGGGAGTTGCTTGATATTGCTCTGCCAATGTGTAGCAACAAAGCAGCAGTTTACAGAATGATGTTCAATGAGTTAGTTTCTGTAGGGGAGGCATTGGAAGCTATGTTAATACTGGAAGCTGCAATTGGGAGATGTAATCAGATATTAGGCTTCCACTATAAGGATCTTATTGTTAAACTTTGTGAAGATAATGAGTTGGAAAAAGCTGCGGATGTTTTGGAGAAAATGATATGTGCAGGCAATCAAATTGATCCTGCTTCATTCATGCCAATTATTGATGGTTGGCTTAAAACGGGGAGTAAATACCAGGCTGATTTACTTTCAAAGAAGATGCTGGAAATGGCTTCAAAAGATGAGGGGAATCAACATAGACGGGGTTCAGATGAAGGGGAACTCAATAAGTATAATAATTGGCAAGCAATTTTGCATAG